Proteins from a single region of Hordeum vulgare subsp. vulgare chromosome 6H, MorexV3_pseudomolecules_assembly, whole genome shotgun sequence:
- the LOC123403844 gene encoding uncharacterized protein LOC123403844, whose protein sequence is MRAAAGACSGGGKDTLVASFLRFILLSLLPLTALYILYALHAILSSTCPPEHDRIMAAAASVSHVGVTAQNYTSSTPPPPPAMVTVSTPRTPPRPAIVMVPTARTPPPPAIVTVPMTRTPPPPAIVTVPTVRTPPAPATVTVVTTARMPPPPATVTVVSTARMPPLPAAVTVVTTARMPLLPAAVTVVSTASTPPPSPPATVTVLTTPTTLQHVVFGIAASARMWEKRKEYIKIWWRPNSGMRGFVWLDRGVRESRVPEGLPAIKISSDTSGFPYTHRRGHRSAIRISRIVSETFRLGLPGVRWFVMGDDDTVFLPDNLLAVLGRLDHRQPYYIGSPSESHLQNIFFSYGMAFGGGGFAISQPLAARLERMQDDCIRRYPWLYGSDDRIQACMAELGVPLTRHPGFHQYDVYGDLLGLLAAHPVAPLVSLHHLDVVRPLFPNVRSRPAALRRLFDGPVMLDSAGVMQQSICYDAANRWTVTVAWGFVVTVTRGVMPAREMEMPARTFLNWYRRADYKAHAFNTRPLARNQCERPALYYLASARRTVVRTGETTVTRYQRWRHRNDIRPPCRWRVPDPDALVDSVIVLKKPDPGLWERSPMRNCCRVLSSPRKEGGGNKTMAIDVGVCKDWEYSHV, encoded by the exons ATGAGGGCCGCCGCCGGGGCATGCTCCGGCGGCGGCAAGGACACCCTGGTGGCCTCCTTCCTCCGCTTCATCCTCCTCTCGCTTCTCCCTCTCACCGCTTTGTATATCCTCTACGCCCTGCACGCCATTCTGTCCTCCACATGCCCGCCTGAACATGATCGCATTATGGCCGCAGCCGCCTCCGTCTCGCATGTAGGTGTTACCGCCCAAAACTATACATCatcgacgccgccgccgccgcccgccatgGTCACGGTATCGACGCCGAGGACGCCGCCCCGACCGGCCATTGTCATGGTGCCGACGGCGAGGACGCCACCCCCACCGGCCATTGTCACGGTGCCGATGACGAGGACGCCGCCCCCGCCGGCCATTgtcactgtgccgacggtgaggaCGCCGCCGGCGCCCGCGACGGTCACGGTGGTGACGACGGCGAGGATGCCACCACCACCCGCCACGGTCACCGTGGTGTCGACTGCGAGGATGCCACCATTACCCGCCGCGGTCACGGTGGTGACGACGGCGAGGATGCCACTATTACCCGCCGCGGTCACGGTGGTGTCGACGGCAAGTacgccaccaccatcaccacctgcCACGGTCACGGTGTTGACGACGCCGACGACGCTGCAGCACGTGGTGTTCGGTATCGCGGCGTCGGCGCGCATGTGGGAGAAGCGGAAGGAGTACATTAAGATCTGGTGGCGCCCTAACTCAGGCATGCGGGGTTTCGTGTGGCTGGACCGCGGTGTGCGGGAGTCGAGAGTGCCGGAGGGGCTGCCGGCCATCAAGATCTCCTCGGACACCTCCGGTTTCCCCTACACGCACCGGCGCGGCCACCGCTCTGCCATCCGCATCTCCCGCATCGTCTCCGAGACATTCCGCCTCGGGCTCCCAGGCGTGCGCTGGTTCGTCATGGGCGACGACGACACGGTCTTCCTCCCGGACAACCTCCTGGCCGTCCTCGGGAGGCTCGATCACCGGCAGCCATACTACATCGGCTCCCCCTCCGAGAGCCATCTCCAGAACATCTTCTTCTCGTACGGGATGGCgttcggcggcggcggcttcgccATCAGCCAGCCTCTGGCGGCGAGGCTGGAGCGGATGCAGGACGACTGCATCCGCCGGTACCCGTGGCTGTACGGCAGCGACGACCGGATCCAGGCGTGCATGGCGGAGCTGGGCGTGCCGCTCACGAGGCACCCGGGGTTCCACCAGTACGACGTGTACGGTGACCTCCTGGGCCTGCTCGCCGCCCACCCGGTGGCGCCACTGGTGTCGCTGCACCACCTGGACGTAGTGCGACCTCTCTTCCCCAACGTGCGTTCGCGGCCGGCGGCACTGCGGAGGCTGTTCGACGGGCCGGTGATGCTGGACTCGGCGGGGGTGATGCAGCAGTCGATATGCTACGACGCGGCGAACCGGTGGACGGTGACGGTGGCGTGGGGGTTCGTGGTGACGGTGACGAGGGGCGTGATGCCGGCGCGGGAGATGGAGATGCCGGCGCGGACGTTCCTGAACTGGTACCGGCGCGCGGACTACAAGGCGCACGCGTTCAACACGAGGCCCCTGGCGCGCAACCAGTGCGAGAGGCCCGCGCTCTACTACCTGGCGTCGGCGAGGCGCACGGTGGTGCGCACCGGGGAGACCACCGTCACGAGGTACCAGCGGTGGCGCCACCGCAACGACATACGGCCGCCGTGCCGGTGGAGGGTCCCCGACCCGGACGCGCTGGTCGACAGCGTCATCGTGCTCAAGAAGCCTGACCCCGGGCTATGGGAGCGG TCCCCGATGCGGAATTGCTGCAGAGTGCTGTCCTCGCCCAGGAAAGAAGGGGGCGGGAACAAGACGATGGCCATAGATGTGGGTGTATGCAAGGACTGGGAGTACAGTCACGTATAG